Proteins encoded together in one Nostoc sp. PCC 7524 window:
- the nblB gene encoding phycobilisome degradation protein NblB — translation MSITPESVRQSLSSEDLGDRLRAVNQIRDLEPAIAFELVQVAMVDSNSRVRYSAVSQFDTLGTQDLNLSLELLRGLLNDPEADVQAAAADCLGALKLHAAFEDLQQLYNTTSEWLVQFSIIATLGELGDPRSFELLTQALASNVELVQTAAISSFGELGDVNAVPLLAPYATNPDWQIRYRVAQALGRLGGAEAKSILETLADDEVEAIATEAKKSLQSV, via the coding sequence ATGAGTATAACTCCTGAGTCCGTAAGACAATCGCTCAGTTCTGAAGATTTGGGCGATCGCTTGCGTGCTGTGAATCAAATCCGTGACTTAGAACCAGCAATTGCTTTTGAATTAGTTCAAGTTGCTATGGTTGATAGCAATTCCCGTGTGCGGTACTCAGCAGTGAGTCAATTCGATACACTCGGCACTCAGGATTTAAATTTATCTTTAGAGTTATTGCGTGGTTTATTAAATGATCCGGAGGCTGATGTACAAGCAGCCGCCGCAGATTGTTTGGGGGCGTTAAAATTACACGCTGCTTTTGAAGATTTGCAGCAGCTTTACAACACAACCTCTGAGTGGCTAGTGCAGTTCAGTATTATTGCCACCCTGGGAGAATTAGGAGATCCGCGATCATTTGAATTACTTACACAAGCACTTGCCTCTAATGTGGAATTAGTGCAAACTGCGGCGATTAGTTCTTTTGGTGAGTTGGGAGATGTTAACGCAGTACCTCTGTTAGCACCCTATGCTACCAACCCCGATTGGCAGATCCGTTATCGAGTTGCACAAGCTTTAGGACGTTTGGGTGGTGCAGAAGCTAAATCTATTTTAGAGACTTTGGCAGATGATGAAGTAGAAGCGATCGCCACTGAAGCCAAAAAATCTTTGCAATCAGTTTAA
- a CDS encoding PEP-CTERM sorting domain-containing protein (PEP-CTERM proteins occur, often in large numbers, in the proteomes of bacteria that also encode an exosortase, a predicted intramembrane cysteine proteinase. The presence of a PEP-CTERM domain at a protein's C-terminus predicts cleavage within the sorting domain, followed by covalent anchoring to some some component of the (usually Gram-negative) cell surface. Many PEP-CTERM proteins exhibit an unusual sequence composition that includes large numbers of potential glycosylation sites. Expression of one such protein has been shown restore the ability of a bacterium to form floc, a type of biofilm.) — translation MMIASKPQFLKAAVATLAALPVAAAGVFTSADSAQAAALKGSFFLIGDGLASFANNGDSLNFLAPNTFTINPAASSGSFTTFTSGTVGNIISFLADTATNPFVDLGGGNTFTVTSASYVVGGTPTSTLSPIDVTVRGFFTSSTGDLSGGEGLLTLQAIGSKPAVEAAIASNLLPGVTYSGVYLATVPEPATMLGLGVVGAAMFAANRRKKVAQ, via the coding sequence ATGATGATCGCTTCTAAACCCCAATTTTTGAAAGCAGCAGTTGCAACTTTAGCTGCTTTACCCGTAGCTGCTGCTGGCGTGTTCACCTCTGCTGATTCTGCTCAAGCTGCTGCACTCAAAGGTAGTTTTTTCTTGATAGGTGATGGCTTGGCATCATTCGCCAACAACGGAGATAGTCTCAACTTTTTAGCCCCCAATACCTTTACAATTAACCCTGCAGCTAGCAGTGGTAGTTTTACTACTTTTACATCTGGTACAGTCGGTAATATTATCAGCTTTCTTGCCGACACAGCTACCAATCCATTTGTTGACTTAGGAGGCGGAAATACCTTCACCGTGACTTCTGCATCTTACGTAGTGGGTGGAACTCCTACGTCAACTCTTTCTCCTATTGATGTTACTGTCCGAGGATTCTTCACCAGTTCAACTGGAGATTTATCTGGAGGTGAAGGTTTGTTAACTTTACAAGCTATTGGTAGCAAACCTGCTGTTGAAGCAGCGATTGCTAGTAACTTACTTCCTGGGGTGACTTACTCTGGTGTTTACCTTGCTACCGTTCCCGAACCAGCTACCATGCTTGGTTTAGGCGTAGTTGGTGCAGCGATGTTTGCAGCTAATCGTCGTAAAAAAGTGGCTCAGTAA
- a CDS encoding CBS domain-containing protein, translating into MPKTVADIMSPEPIVVRPDTPLQEAIQILAERRISGLPVVDDVGKLLGIISETDLMWQETGVTPPAYIMFLDSVIYLKNPAVYERDLHKALGQIVGEVMSKNPVTITPDKTVKQAAQLMHDRNVHRLPVLDSIGKVVGILTRGDIIRAMAASQD; encoded by the coding sequence ATGCCTAAAACCGTTGCCGATATAATGAGTCCTGAGCCAATTGTTGTCCGGCCAGACACTCCTCTGCAAGAAGCTATTCAAATTCTGGCAGAACGACGTATTAGTGGACTACCAGTTGTAGATGATGTCGGTAAGTTGCTGGGCATCATCTCAGAAACTGATTTGATGTGGCAAGAAACGGGTGTAACCCCACCGGCTTACATTATGTTTCTGGATAGCGTCATCTATTTAAAGAATCCTGCGGTTTATGAACGCGATTTACACAAGGCTTTAGGACAAATCGTTGGTGAAGTGATGAGCAAAAATCCTGTGACTATCACTCCCGACAAGACTGTAAAACAAGCAGCGCAACTAATGCACGATCGCAATGTTCACCGTTTACCTGTACTCGATAGCATAGGTAAAGTCGTCGGTATTCTTACCCGTGGTGATATCATCCGGGCGATGGCTGCTAGTCAAGATTAA